The Tachyglossus aculeatus isolate mTacAcu1 chromosome 7, mTacAcu1.pri, whole genome shotgun sequence genome includes a region encoding these proteins:
- the PACSIN1 gene encoding protein kinase C and casein kinase substrate in neurons protein 1 isoform X2: MSCLQERAKIEKGYAQQLTDWARRWRQIIEKGPQYGSLERAWGAMMTEADKVSELHQEVKNSLLSDALEKVRAWQKEAYHKQIMGGFKETKEAEDGFRRAQKPWAKKMKELEAAKKAYHLACKEEKLAVTREASSRAEASVGGDQQRKLQDKVDKCKQDVQKTQERYEKVLDEVSKVTPAYTEGMEQVFEQCQQFEEKRLMFLKDVLLDIKRHLNLAENSSYILVYRELEQTIRAADAQEDLRWFRSTSGPGMAMNWPQFEDWNPELTHTVPKKEKVAKKNEGVSLTNATAGVESAAQAGDRGSVSSYERGQPYAAEWSDDEGANPFGAGEANGGANPFEDDAKGVRVRALYDYDGQEQDELSFKAGDELTKLGEEDEQGWCRGRLDSGQLGLYPANYVESI; encoded by the exons ATGAGCTGCCTGCAGGAGCGCGCCAAGATCGAGAAGGGCTACGCACAGCAACTCACCGACTGGGCCCGGCGCTGGCGCCAGATCATCGAGAAAG GCCCTCAATACGGCAGCCTGGAGCGGGCATGGGGCGCGATGATGACGGAGGCAGACAAGGTGAGTGAGCTGCACCAGGAGGTGAAGAACAGCCTGCTGAGCGATGCCCTGGAGAAGGTCCGCGCCTGGCAGAAGGAGGCTTATCACAAGCAGATCATGGGCGGCTTCAAGGAGACCAAGGAGGCTGAAGACGGCTTCCGGCGGGCGCAGAAGCCCTGGGCTAAGAAGATGAAGGAG CTGGAGGCGGCGAAGAAGGCGTACCATCTGGCCTGCAAGGAGGAGAAGCTGGCCGTGACCCGTGAAGCCAGCAGCCGGGCGGAGGCATCGGTGGGCGGGGACCAGCAGAGGAAACTGCAGGACAAAGTGGACAAGTGCAAACAGGATGTGCAGAAG ACCCAGGAGCGGTACGAGAAGGTCCTAGACGAGGTGAGCAAGGTGACCCCAGCGTATACGGAGGGCATGGAGCAGGTGTTTGAGCAGTGTCAGCAGTTCGAGGAGAAGCGGCTGATGTTCCTGAAGGACGTCCTGCTAGACATCAAGCGCCATCTCAACCTGGCCGAAAACAGCAG ctATATCCTCGTCTACCGAGAGCTGGAGCAGACCATCCGGGCAGCGGATGCTCAAGAGGACCTCAGGTGGTTCCGCAGCACCAGCGGCCCTGGCATGGCCATGAACTGGCCCCAGTTTGAG gactggaacccagaactgacccaCACCGTCCCCAAGAAGGAGAAGGTGGCCAAGAAGAATGAGGGGGTGTCGCTGACCAATGCCACGGCGGGGGTAGAGTCTGCAGCCCAGGCTGGAGATCGGGGCAG CGTCAGCAGCTACGAGCGGGGCCAGCCCTACGCTGCCGAGTGGTCCGACGACGAGGGCGCCAACCCCTTCGGGGCAGGCGAGGCCAACGGGGGTGCCAACCCGTTTGAGGATGACGCGAAGGGGGTCCGGGTGCGGGCCTTGTACGACTATGACGGGCAGGAGCAGGATGAACTCAGCTTCAAAGCGG gagacGAGCTGACCAAGCTGGGCGAGGAGGATGAACAGGGCTGGTGCCGAGGCCGCCTGGACAGCGGTCAGCTGGGCCTCTACCCCGCCAACTACGTGGAGTCCATCTAG
- the PACSIN1 gene encoding protein kinase C and casein kinase substrate in neurons protein 1 isoform X1, which yields MSPSALLAATECPSGPLTPGTMSGSYEEAAPGLEETTDSFWEVGNYKRTVKRIDDGHRLCNDLMSCLQERAKIEKGYAQQLTDWARRWRQIIEKGPQYGSLERAWGAMMTEADKVSELHQEVKNSLLSDALEKVRAWQKEAYHKQIMGGFKETKEAEDGFRRAQKPWAKKMKELEAAKKAYHLACKEEKLAVTREASSRAEASVGGDQQRKLQDKVDKCKQDVQKTQERYEKVLDEVSKVTPAYTEGMEQVFEQCQQFEEKRLMFLKDVLLDIKRHLNLAENSSYILVYRELEQTIRAADAQEDLRWFRSTSGPGMAMNWPQFEDWNPELTHTVPKKEKVAKKNEGVSLTNATAGVESAAQAGDRGSVSSYERGQPYAAEWSDDEGANPFGAGEANGGANPFEDDAKGVRVRALYDYDGQEQDELSFKAGDELTKLGEEDEQGWCRGRLDSGQLGLYPANYVESI from the exons ATGAGTCCCAGTGCTCTGTTGGCAGCAACCGAGTGCCCCTCTGGGCCCCTGACCCCTGGCACCATGTCTGGCTCCTACGAGGAGGCCGCCCCAGGGCTGGAGGAGACCACCGATAGCTTCTGGGAG GTGGGGAACTACAAGCGGACGGTGAAGCGGATTGATGACGGACACCGGCTCTGCAACGACCTCATGAGCTGCCTGCAGGAGCGCGCCAAGATCGAGAAGGGCTACGCACAGCAACTCACCGACTGGGCCCGGCGCTGGCGCCAGATCATCGAGAAAG GCCCTCAATACGGCAGCCTGGAGCGGGCATGGGGCGCGATGATGACGGAGGCAGACAAGGTGAGTGAGCTGCACCAGGAGGTGAAGAACAGCCTGCTGAGCGATGCCCTGGAGAAGGTCCGCGCCTGGCAGAAGGAGGCTTATCACAAGCAGATCATGGGCGGCTTCAAGGAGACCAAGGAGGCTGAAGACGGCTTCCGGCGGGCGCAGAAGCCCTGGGCTAAGAAGATGAAGGAG CTGGAGGCGGCGAAGAAGGCGTACCATCTGGCCTGCAAGGAGGAGAAGCTGGCCGTGACCCGTGAAGCCAGCAGCCGGGCGGAGGCATCGGTGGGCGGGGACCAGCAGAGGAAACTGCAGGACAAAGTGGACAAGTGCAAACAGGATGTGCAGAAG ACCCAGGAGCGGTACGAGAAGGTCCTAGACGAGGTGAGCAAGGTGACCCCAGCGTATACGGAGGGCATGGAGCAGGTGTTTGAGCAGTGTCAGCAGTTCGAGGAGAAGCGGCTGATGTTCCTGAAGGACGTCCTGCTAGACATCAAGCGCCATCTCAACCTGGCCGAAAACAGCAG ctATATCCTCGTCTACCGAGAGCTGGAGCAGACCATCCGGGCAGCGGATGCTCAAGAGGACCTCAGGTGGTTCCGCAGCACCAGCGGCCCTGGCATGGCCATGAACTGGCCCCAGTTTGAG gactggaacccagaactgacccaCACCGTCCCCAAGAAGGAGAAGGTGGCCAAGAAGAATGAGGGGGTGTCGCTGACCAATGCCACGGCGGGGGTAGAGTCTGCAGCCCAGGCTGGAGATCGGGGCAG CGTCAGCAGCTACGAGCGGGGCCAGCCCTACGCTGCCGAGTGGTCCGACGACGAGGGCGCCAACCCCTTCGGGGCAGGCGAGGCCAACGGGGGTGCCAACCCGTTTGAGGATGACGCGAAGGGGGTCCGGGTGCGGGCCTTGTACGACTATGACGGGCAGGAGCAGGATGAACTCAGCTTCAAAGCGG gagacGAGCTGACCAAGCTGGGCGAGGAGGATGAACAGGGCTGGTGCCGAGGCCGCCTGGACAGCGGTCAGCTGGGCCTCTACCCCGCCAACTACGTGGAGTCCATCTAG